The Methanosarcina acetivorans C2A genome includes the window GATTAAGAAGAACTCTTCTGTTTTTCTTTTTTTACTCATCTACTGGAATGGTTTCAAGCTGGCTTGAAAGGTTCCATATCAGAGTCCTTGTGTGCAGTGGGAGGTTTGGGTCGTTGCTTATATCTTCGAGAATTGAAATGCTTGATGCTGCTCTAAGGAACAGGGGTTCGGATTCATTGTTCAGGATATCCATGATTTCATTCACAGAACGCCTGATATTTCTTGGAACTGAAGAGTCACTGGTTATGCTGTCAAGGACCTGAAGACATTGTCTGATAACTTCTGCTGAATCATTTGATGACATTTGAATCACCTTCGCAGTCAATTATGATGTAAAAATTAGAGCTAATAAATTAGTGTAAGACAGGCTAGTTATATAAAATATTATCGGTAATCCGTGAAATCGATTGTGTTAGTGTTTTCTCTTTGCGATTCCGTAAACAACCCATTTTCCGTTTTGCACATGATAAAGGTAGTTTCATATAGAGGGAGCTACACGAGAAATCTTATAATATGAGTGAAAAACCGTGCAAAAAGGAAGGTTAGGCATATGGATTCTGACAGAGACAAAAAAGTAAAGCGAATCGCTCGTTTCCTGGAACTCGGGGGCACAATGCTTGCCGAACACTGCAAGGTCTGCGGAGCCCCAAAATTTCGTTACCAGGGTACGGTAATCTGCCCTATCTGTGATGTCCGGGAAGAAGGAGAAGAAACTCCGGCTCCAGAACCTGCGGCAGAAGTCCAGGTTCCAGAAGCCAGATCTTCACCTGAGCGAGACAGACCTTCACCTGAACAAGACAGATCTTCACCTGAAAGGGGCAGAGTTCCAGCTGAGCGAGACAGGTCATCTTCTGAGACAAGAAAGAAAATACAGGCACGCAGACCGAAAACGAGGTTCGGGCAAAAAGCCCCGGAAACCGAAGGGGAAGAAGATAAGGTCCTCCGGTTTGCAGAAGAAGAGATTCCGGAACCCTCTTATGAGGCTGAAACCGCAAGAAGCACGTTTCCCGAAGTTCAGGCTGCTCCTGCGGTCCGGACAGAGAAAAGGACGGAGCAGGAAGTGGTTTCTTCAGTTCATGGAGAACGCGAGGAGCTGGAAAACCTTCTCTTTGAAAAGATGGTCAATATTGCAGCTTCCCTTCAGAATGAGAAGAATCCGCGTAGTATTGCCGAGCAGCTTGAGCTAATCGAAAAAGGCATTGGCCTGATAGAGCGGTTGAGGCGGATCTAAATTCTAACATCTGATACATTTGAATTGACTGTATTTAAACTAAAAATTTAAATTAACTTTAGTTAAACGATAAATTCAAGTTAATAATGGGCAGAAATAGCGCTAAAAATATTCGGGATTAAAGATATGCCGAAAAACCTCAGCTGATAGAGGAAGCCAGGAAAAAATGATTGTATATATATCTGATAATCGGAATAAACGGCTACAATAAAACCGGTTGGTATAAAAAAGCTTTTGAAGGGTAGAAAGAGCAAAAAAGAAGATTTTCAGGCTAAAAACTGGAAAAAACAGATCTTTTATGAATTTGCTTGAAGAATCTGGATTTTCCTGCTCTTTTTTCGTCCTTAAAAAGTTTAATATGCCCTGACTGGCTGGACTTTCGCCGAAAAACTGAAGCTTTTGCTCAGGAAACTCCGATCTCAATATGCAACTTTTTTCTCTCATACCTGCGGCAAACCCCGACAGATATCGATTTAGCTTTGTGGGGTCTCATTCAAGGCATTTCTTTCATTGTATATGGACATTTTAATTATAATTTCAATATATATCTATTATATATTCAATAGTTTTTATTTCTCCCATATTTCCTGATCTTTCATTACAGTTTTACGCTTTTTGATTACAGGAATCCCCTTTCCTGTTTTTCATTTCTACAGGGACAGCATTTTATAAAAGTATGTATCTTTTCCATGCGATATCGGTTTTGCCCTTAACTCCGTTAACTTCCACAAAGTGATTTGGGAGGATGCTTTTTCTATCATTATCTTTCGTTATAAATTTTGCCCTTTTTCTGAAAACCGGCATTTTGAGGGTGAACAGATCTATCATGATTTATCATAAATTTCTTTTAGGAGTGTTTATATTTTAGGACACGATAAATGTATATTGAGAGGTGATGAAAGCATGCGAGAGATATACAGAGACCTGCTTTCGTATCTGGTTACCTTTTTGAGGTTGCTTGGAGCGATGATTCTTCTTTTCCCTCTGGGATGGGTTTTCATCCTCCTCGGTGTACTGCCTGAGCCGAAGTGTACGGTTCACAGGCGGCACATGGAAAAAGTATTCTGCAACGTCAAAAAGTATTGATAAGACAGGTTTTTTTCTCGCGGGAATTCCCTCGGGAATTCCTTGTTAAAAACGTTTTTCCCGGAGCCTACAGTTGAATCCTGTTATTGCAGGCTTATAGTATGCGGTTTTCCTCCGATTCTGTTGCCGGCTTCCTCCTAATCGCCATATGGGTCTTTTCAGCCTCAGTCTCCGGGGATCATTATATTTTTTATATGCGAATTTATATATTTATGGAACATGTATGGATTCATAAACGTACATAAATGTCAGTAATTTCTCATTTTCAGAGTCTTTTTAATTTTTTCTGGTTTTTCTTCAATCTCAAGACAACCACAAAATTTTATCCCAATTTGAGCAAATCAATTCACTCATTTAAAAATGTTGATTCATTCACACAAGCATCCACCAAAATTTTCCAAATTGTGGAACTATTTTTGTGGGAATTTCCGACAGCTACAGCTATAAGCCATCAAGTTTAAGAACTAATTATTCTCCAATTCTAGCATTATCCATATTGGAATCTTGCTCTCATTAAAGGTGAGAAACCTTTCCATTTTCCAGTGCTGAAACACCGTTTGTTGAAAAAAGTAAATAGATTGTAACAAAAATTAGTTAGTCCATTATTGGTTTTGAATGACCTCGCTTTGTCTACTATATCACATATCAAAGAAAATATCTGTTCCATTGTATTATCTGTCTCAGATGTAAAACCTTTTTTCAAGAAGCTCACATTCTTGCTGAAAATCTCTTCGGCATAAGAAATCGCTTTATGAGACGCTTCAGAAAGTTCAAGATCAGAGTTAAATTCTCGTATCTTCTGAATATGCGCAACAGCACTGATAACCGTATCAGAAAGTATCAATTGAGATATCTCATTGTAGGTAATCTTATCGTTATCTGGAATCTCTTCAATAGAACTGAATTCCTCATAATACCTCTTACTAACGTTTTTTAATTGATGAAACACACAAAAAGAATGAGTCACTTCAGGAAAGACCATTTTTACGGCTCCAATGATCGCTTTATCCTCATCAGAAACAATCTTTTTGATTTTATCTTCAGGAAATCGGTTCTTTATTCGTATAAAAAGAGGCATCAGAGCCTCAATTGTTGGTAACCTCTCAGTTACTTCAAAATCTAAAATGACCTTCTCTTTGGTAGCAACAACGTAAACAGATTTATATCGCATTTTTTTCCATTCTTTCTTTGTGAGTTTCGTTCCAATAAATTCTTCAAGCTTTTTTTTCCATCCATTCTTGATCCAATTCCCATCAACATACAATGTTTCTTCAAAGCTAACTCCTTGGTTCAAAAGTTCTTGCTTTGAAAGTTTTGCTAGTTTCTGTTCATATAACCACAATGAAGTGGGACAAGGAGCTCTTCCACAGACATTTATTACTCCTTCTGTATATGTTTCCCCAATTCGCCGAGAATTGTGCAGACTGCATCGTCCATCGTATCTGACATTTATTTGTGTATCATAATATTCAGAACTGTAATTTGCAGAACCCTGAACACCAATAACCTGATCATGATAATGTTTCTTACAAGTGGGACAAAGCCAGTATGTAACATTGAGAGATATAGTGCCGTAACGTGATATAATAAAACGAGTGTGATGAGAGTTAACATGTAATTTACTTCCACAACTATCACACTGAGTAGGGGAGAATATAGAGAACATGGGATAGTATCGATTTCCAACCAAAACTTTTGGCAAAGGAATTATTATTTTGCCGTCAACTATCGTTTTTATCATTGATTTATCTATTGCAATGTTTCCTTTTCCCATAAATAGAAAAAATATATCAATATAATTAAAATTTTATTGTTTTGCACGATATAGAGGGAAAACGAAAAACCAGAAAATAATAAAAAGTCTCCATTTTCAGGTTCGTCAACCTTTATACGGGCTTTCGAGAACTTCCTTTATCCTGGCTGCGGTCTTTGGCCCTATTAATTTTACTTTCTTGAGTTCTTCCGTATCAGCCTGCAGGACCGCTTTTACGGAGCCGAAGTGCAAAAGGAGGTTTCTGGCGGCTTTCGGCCCGATATTCGAAATCGAAGAAATGAGATATTCCTGCTGCTCGGAAAGAGTGCTGGCAGATTTCTTCCCGTGAGGGTTGATTTCACGTTTGTTCTCTGTCTGCTCGCGTTTTGCAAGTATCTTTAAAATGGAAGCTGTTTCTTCCTCGTCCCGGGAGTGGAGAATGGATACTCCAAAATCGATAGCAATGGATACAAGTGTACCATAAATGGCATTAGGATTGATCTGCCTGGAAGTAAAAAGGTCCTCTCCTTCAATGATCAGGACAGGTTTTTCATACACTCTCGCAAGGTCTGAGAGCTGGGCAAAAAGGTTTCTTTTTCCGTCAATCAGGGAACTTGTAAAGTCGTCAGTACGCTTTCTTTCCACAGCAAGGCGGTCGCTTACCACGTAGTCCCCTACTTCGAGAACTGCAAAGCTGAGTCCCATGCCGAGCCTGTCCAGGGTTTTTGCAACCCCGCTTTTAGTCTCCCTGTGGTCTATCACTATTCTGAGGGATTCGCTTGCGTTGTCTTCGGATGCGGTTCCGAAATCCACAAGGGTTTTTTGCCTCTCTTTTGCGTTTATATCAGCTTGTTCATTTCCGCTCTTCTTGCCATCCCCATTTACGCCTGTTTCAGGGTGTGAGCTTTTTTCCGAGTATAGATCTGTTCTGTTCTCGAAACCGTCCCCTTCTTCATCCTCTTCTTCTTTTTCAATTTCAATTTCTATTTTTTCAGTTTTCAACTGTGGGTCCGGGGTACAGGGCAGGTTTTCGAAATCCGAAAGTGCTGCACTTTTTTTTGAAACCTTTGGGGTAAGGGCGGTTTCAAGCCCGTGCATGCTTTTAAGCATCCTTTTTTCCTTATTTTTGCTGCTCCAGTAATAGGCTTCGTCCCGCGTGCCCTTTGTCACAAGCACGATTACCCTGCCTTTTTGCTGCCTGCCGGTCCTGCCCTTACGCTGGATGCTGCGGATTTCCGAAGGGATAGGCTCGTAAAATAGTACCATGTCCGTGGCAGGGATATCAAGGCCTTCTTCAGCAACTGAAGTGGCTACCAGGACGTTGTATTCTCCAGCCCTGAATTTATCCAGGATTTCTGCCTGTTGCTTCTGTGTAAGCCCTTTGTTCTTGTTGCGCGAACCCTGACCTACAAAACGGATCGGAATAATTCCGGAAAACCCGGATAGGGCATTTGCCACTATTTCGGCAG containing:
- a CDS encoding UPF0147 family protein, producing the protein MSSNDSAEVIRQCLQVLDSITSDSSVPRNIRRSVNEIMDILNNESEPLFLRAASSISILEDISNDPNLPLHTRTLIWNLSSQLETIPVDE
- a CDS encoding Sjogren's syndrome/scleroderma autoantigen 1 family protein, which encodes MDSDRDKKVKRIARFLELGGTMLAEHCKVCGAPKFRYQGTVICPICDVREEGEETPAPEPAAEVQVPEARSSPERDRPSPEQDRSSPERGRVPAERDRSSSETRKKIQARRPKTRFGQKAPETEGEEDKVLRFAEEEIPEPSYEAETARSTFPEVQAAPAVRTEKRTEQEVVSSVHGEREELENLLFEKMVNIAASLQNEKNPRSIAEQLELIEKGIGLIERLRRI
- a CDS encoding transposase; this translates as MGKGNIAIDKSMIKTIVDGKIIIPLPKVLVGNRYYPMFSIFSPTQCDSCGSKLHVNSHHTRFIISRYGTISLNVTYWLCPTCKKHYHDQVIGVQGSANYSSEYYDTQINVRYDGRCSLHNSRRIGETYTEGVINVCGRAPCPTSLWLYEQKLAKLSKQELLNQGVSFEETLYVDGNWIKNGWKKKLEEFIGTKLTKKEWKKMRYKSVYVVATKEKVILDFEVTERLPTIEALMPLFIRIKNRFPEDKIKKIVSDEDKAIIGAVKMVFPEVTHSFCVFHQLKNVSKRYYEEFSSIEEIPDNDKITYNEISQLILSDTVISAVAHIQKIREFNSDLELSEASHKAISYAEEIFSKNVSFLKKGFTSETDNTMEQIFSLICDIVDKARSFKTNNGLTNFCYNLFTFFNKRCFSTGKWKGFSPLMRARFQYG
- a CDS encoding DEAD/DEAH box helicase gives rise to the protein MKHPLIKPDTVEQRLYQLNLAGKALEGSSLVVLPTGLGKTIIALFVIASRLQRFGGKALILSPTKPLVDQHAAFFKKVMALPEEEILAFTGSIAPAEREKLWAQGKLIVSTPQVIENDLLTKRISLEDVSHITFDEAHRAVGNYAYTFIAEKYFESAKNPHILGITASPGSSDEKIAEVCQALHVENVAVKTEKDRDVRPYVQEKEIEWLQVQLPPEMAEIRSYLEKILDDRLRIIKDLGFSAGSGKYISKKDLLLLQKQLQGEIRVGGDPAIFSAMSVVAEMMKVNHAVEMVETQGLETLRKYLEKLDSEASSKSASKAAKRLMDDLYMRKALYRVKECDVEHPKLELARKIVSEQLKKNPDSRVIVFTNYRDTAEIVANALSGFSGIIPIRFVGQGSRNKNKGLTQKQQAEILDKFRAGEYNVLVATSVAEEGLDIPATDMVLFYEPIPSEIRSIQRKGRTGRQQKGRVIVLVTKGTRDEAYYWSSKNKEKRMLKSMHGLETALTPKVSKKSAALSDFENLPCTPDPQLKTEKIEIEIEKEEEDEEGDGFENRTDLYSEKSSHPETGVNGDGKKSGNEQADINAKERQKTLVDFGTASEDNASESLRIVIDHRETKSGVAKTLDRLGMGLSFAVLEVGDYVVSDRLAVERKRTDDFTSSLIDGKRNLFAQLSDLARVYEKPVLIIEGEDLFTSRQINPNAIYGTLVSIAIDFGVSILHSRDEEETASILKILAKREQTENKREINPHGKKSASTLSEQQEYLISSISNIGPKAARNLLLHFGSVKAVLQADTEELKKVKLIGPKTAARIKEVLESPYKG